CGACGCCGTGCATCGCGCGGGTGAGCCGCTCCCGGTCGCGGACGTCGCCGATGAACCAGCGCAGCCGCGGGTCGTCGCCCATCAGCTGACGCGTCTCGTACTGCTTGAGCTCGTCGCGGGAGAACACCACGAGCCGCTTCGGGTTCAGGTGGTCGAGGGCGTAGCGCAGGAACGCCTTGCCCAGCGAGCCCGTACCCCCGGTGATCAGGATTGCCGACCCGGCCAGCACGCTCACGGTGAAAACCCCCTGGTACCTCGACTTTGCGGCGCTTTGCCACCCGACCTAACGACCAAGCATCTTGATCGTTCGTTGGACAGGCGGAAGAAAAGCGCCAGAACGCTAAAAATCGCCGCAAAGGAGTCTTCTTTGCCACCCCTGGACCGCCTGCGTGAGGTCTTTCGCGCGTCGCTCGAGCTCCCGGCCGACGCCGCCGTCGACGACCTGGAGTACCGCGGCATCGAGAAGTGGGACTCGCTCGCGCACATGGCGCTGGTCGCCGCGCTGGAGCAGGCCTTCGACGTCATGATCGACACGGAGGACGTGCTGGCGATCAGCTCGTTCGCCGCGGCCCGCAAGGTGCTGGAGCGCCAGGGGGTCGACTTTGACTAGCCGGGTCG
This genomic window from Catenuloplanes niger contains:
- a CDS encoding acyl carrier protein, whose product is MPPLDRLREVFRASLELPADAAVDDLEYRGIEKWDSLAHMALVAALEQAFDVMIDTEDVLAISSFAAARKVLERQGVDFD